The DNA window ctcaaaaaagtttttatttttaggttggtgctcaattttattaccatatatatatttttataaaaaaacaaattagtaaaCTCAATAATGGAGTTCATGACACGGTTCGTTAGAGGACTAAGATTGATCCAATATATCATTGTCccaataatttttgttaaaaaagttattatcttaaaattttatcaaaagttAAGTCATGTTTTTACCAATTATCTAAAATGCACTTGGATCTATGAAATCAATCGATTTAATTTGGGTCAATTCCTgtaaaaattagtttgaaatttgagttagataaatagttaaattgtaaaattaatcaattaaatcagGTTGAATaaaacagttaaaaaattcTTCACACCTtaatctctttttatattttaaaaaaactgtctGACCTCCAGAACATGATACTGATTCAATAaaccagtatatatatatatatataaggaccAATATCTTTTCCTATCCCATGATTATGCATTACGCTGTACTTGCTAATCATGCTCCACCATTTGGAGTGTCTTATTTTCCAATATAAAGAGTGATTGATATAATAAAAGGACCGTatactttcttttccttttgaacTGACGATCTATAcgctaataaattattaattcctGCAATTccgatataaaaaataaattttaaaaaataaaaaaatattattttaatatattttcaaacaaaaaatatttttttaaaaatcactaatataatatcaaacatatcTATAATAAAAGCTCGAAAACTCTTTAACATGGTCAAGGGATGTTACCAGCTAGTCTATATCCGAGGATAACAATAAAAAGGGATATTAATGCCTTAACTTCACAGTTTGGTTTCGTTGTATTTCGGCactgtatatttatatatatatatcgattaTGGCCCTGAACAGTGACATCTCCAGGGCTAGCATTGTTTCggttattattttatcttttttcttctccattttttctttttcttttccactGGCAACCTGCCGTCCTTAATATTGTTGAACAGGTAAAGCTTCGGGTGAAGGTTGACAAAATGTTTACATGTCATCGAAGACATAATGTAAATTTGGattataaaatagtaaaattacaaGTAAACTTTCTTAGTTGATTATGTATTAATAATTCTggtcaaataataaatattacaagcaggataatataattaaaaaaaattaaaataaacaataaaaaaaattaaaatatcttaaaatatataaaaaattaaaccgaCAAGAAAACACAGAACTAGTGGATCGGttattcatataaaatcaagaaaactactcatcttattcttgttataaactcggttttattttattgattttgaaagaattaagtttaattttactaatttttaagTTTCGTAGTTATACATGTGTGCAGCAATAATTAAGATCTGCGAGAGGTTCATTTTTGCATGTACGTTAAAGTTAGGAGGCATGTAGAGGCAAAACATAAGCCAGAAGCACTTGGCTTTGGAGTCTAGCAACATATAGAAGTTGATAGTGAAAGTACTAACACTGCATACCTTTCCTTCTTCTTAAGATACAAAGAAACATTTGCACTTCATCATAACTTCAACCATTTAGCTGCATTTGCAGAACTTAACAACAGTTGATCAATCCCacctatattttttgtttatatataatattcataCAGTTTCTTCGAGCCCAACAGTACTCTACATGTAATTGTCTAACAAGCTTCCACGTGGAGCGATAGTTTCGAGTCTTCCTGTCTCTTTATTAGGGGGCTCAAGCAGGTTTTATGTTGTTCGTTAGAGACGTCATGCCattaatcaaaagtttgagtaacagtggaaaaataaagaaaagaagaacgcGTAATTTAAATCAGGAGGCTGGTCCATCACTGGAGTAAGAGAggaaaacagtgataaagtagTAGAAAACTCGAGATAAGGCTGTGATGGCTGCACAATTGTCTTATTAAAAGAGAATCAACCCATATTCTATgtctaattgatttttaagaaatacGAGCTTTTGCGGGGTACCGTAGGCATCAGCGGGGGAGTTTTCTATGGCGCTAAGAGAGTGACTTTATTGCTAAAATACTAGCAAATTGGAAGATTTTAATTATAGATTGGAGATCAGACGGGAAGGTTGCTGATAGGGTTTTGTCTTCTTTCCTTCGCACGAtggtaatttttcttcttcaaagttGAGGGCGTACTGCTGATTGCATAATAATTTGGTTTAACAGTTCTTTTCCTAGTTCAGATCCAAAAAAGTTGCTGTTAGAGGAAATGTTGGTCAATTTAACTGGTTAGGCCAATTATTGAAGGAGTGTACAGTGTCATAAGCTAAAAAATAGTTGTTCCAAAgggacaaaaacaaataataataagaagaagcaCACGTTGTAATCAAAACCACAGAAAATCGTATAGGAGCACCGATTGCAAATTAATCTTGCGGTCCTTGGCTCAGTTAAAATTGCAGAAGTAGCTGATGATCAGCAACTGAATTTGCATGTTGATTGTCTTCATGATCATCTAAATTCAGGTTTGTGTTTCCTTGTGAATAATAACAGTAGTAATGATTGTTACAAGTTGAATTTTATTGATGTTCGatggattaaatttaataatgataataattactaatattaaGGTAAACAAGCAATGACAAAAAAAGCTGACGTATGCATTCAGTTGCAAATCATTAGCAAGTAATGACAAAAAAACTGATGTGTGGATTCACAAGCCaaactagatttttatttatgtactaattttttttttgttttttgtttttatattaaaactagCCAAAATAATTTGTAAGTTTAATAAACTTGCGATCAAGTTCATGGTGCttgcaaaatataatttttttttgatattcttaaaaaaaattgtaaaaccatgtaaaataatttttttcattcatatgtttttatattaaaaatgcaaacatgattttttttagaaatttggaCACATGTAGtttaaatcataattgtatttttgttttttaaagaaggattttttttgttgtttttatatttaatttttcacaaatatttattttttttaatacaagaaGCGCTTTATGTATAAATTTACAATctatgaaaagttaaaaaataacatggagAACCCAAAATTATTGCATTATGGTtcttcaaaacttgaaaaataattagaattaaattatGGCGTGTTcgggaaaacacaaaaaagaaaaagaaaatagaggtTGTGAAAAATAGGTTAGGAACatactattatttaaaaaacaaatacttgaaatttaccaaatatgctattagttaaaaatatattttttcttccataaattttattcttgtcaACATGATCTTAAACCTTAAAAGGTTCTGCCCAGCCACATGGAGTGGGCTTTATAGCCAACAAGACCCCTGCTAAGACCTAAGctcaaaccaaattaaatacGCAAATCTTTAATATCAGCCCAAACTTCCTATTTTAAACCAAATAGGCCCGATCGATAAACAAATACTAAAtggcttcttttgtttttggaagatcaaaatgaagaaacaaagaaCTTGCCTCCAGACCCGATATACACGCCATATCATCTTAGCACGAGTAAAAGCAGAAACCAAGAATATCCACCATCTAAACCACGACTCCTCTCATAAGCATGCTagtctaataataataataaaaaaaagcaaactagACGCCATATCATCTTAGCACGAGTAAAAGTCTTAGAATTTGACTGATGAAATATGACATTGaacttaaattaattactttaacAGTCTTGAAATAATAACACCTCTAAAGGTTCATAAAATTGAACAAGTACTTTATATCGATCCCACTATATTAGTGTCAAATAgaaattcaaaatcatcaatCTAAATCCGCTCATCGTGTACATATAGTATCAAGAAAGGGAAACAAGAAACACATGCAGTTTCCTTGCTGTTATGGTTGGCAAGTTGCTGGTGTATGTCAAGCACCAAACTTAGACTTGGTTTCGGTTGATATCAACCAGTACTTGCTAGTTTTTACTTCTGGTTTTAATGGTCAAAATGCCCCCCTACAAATTATTGTGTACCGAAATGAGATCCCTTTTCAATCATCCACTCTGTTTCAGAAAATTTCTTTCTCGCAATTAATTGGATCGATATTTATCTTACAATCAACACTGAAATTATAACCCTGGGATCTTTCTACAAAGAGACAACGATAATGGggtcactatatatatatatatatatatatatatatatatatatataagacatGTATGGAGCAACTGTATTGCCCCATTTCTTTATGTGCAATTGGTATGGCTGCTCGCTTAGATCACGTGTACCCAATGAAGGAAATCAGACTCCCTAGGTGATTTCCATCGTAGCATTCGTAATGATATGAAGATAATGacttacaaaaagaaaatcgtTGACATAATAGGCACGAAAACACTTGAGCATGagatttataaaaacaaatcaatctcCACAATCATAGAGTATGGTCATCATCCACAAGACAGAGATAAATGATTTTTAGGAAATCTCCATCATAACATGCATGCCATAAAAGTTTTTATGCATGTGCCATTCTGAATTGTCTGAGCATACAAAGAAGAGATATAAAAAGCTTTTCTTTCTCCAGATTCATCACTGGGCCGTTTTAGCTCCACCCTAGAAGGATAatgaacatattaattaatgcaGTGCTCACCCCTTATTCATCAAATCTTTTGTCTGAACCAGGCAGGCAAAACAAAGGGAGTCGATGACACCTAAAGACTTGATAGCACAGTCAGAATGTGATCTTTCTCCTATGAAGTGTAACAGTGCCTTTTGCCACTATCCATGTCAACAATAAAAGCCGAATTTGCAGCACAAAACCGTTTTAAATCATTGCAAAGTTCTTGGTTAGTGATAGTTTAGCACATGCTGAGTTATTGACATCGCTATTTTTCAAAAGATCAGACAAGTAGAAAAAAGGCTTGTGCGTATTACTAGTCTCTATGGAGCaagaattcaagaaataaaagaatcacaTCACAAATTTGCAACTAAGGAAGTAGAGATAATTCAACTCAATCAATCAACCTTGCATCTTTATTCGAATGAAAATTCTACATCGTAtccaaagaaagcaaaaaataggaacctgaaaaaagaaatatgataAATCTCACTTTGCCAAGTAAATTCAGATGAGTTGTAGACAGTTAGACATTCTGACTGCCATTAAATGGTCCTCCCTTTTGGTTTAGAGAAACATGGATGGCCCTGGCTGCTGCTACAGCTGAGTCTCCTCTCCTAACAATTTTCTCCAGCCCTTCAACTTTCTCAGACAGCAACCCAACATTCGAGTTTGTCGATTGAACCAATTTGTTTGCAGTTTCTAGGGAAGTGCATAACTGAAATAATAGccggaaaaaagaaaagaaaaaagaaaatcttattttaatccTGTAATATTTATTGGTATCAAACCATTCAAATTCTATTAAATAATAAACTGCGCTAGAAATCACTCAAAATATATCCTTAATTAATATACGATCAACTTTCGAACCTTAAGAGTAAGAGCAGTCCATGAGTGATCAGTTCCGTCAAGTGCTTGATTCAAGCGGTCATACTCTTcctgtacaaaaaaaataaaataaaaatgttaataaattaatttttacgtAACCCTAGCTTCCGTGTTATGTGTATGGGAATTTAGGAGAGAGAAGAACCTGGAAGAGTTTGGTGAGGTCTAAGGATTGAAGGCTGTTATTTTTGGAATCAGAAACTGATGATGGAGGAGACCACCGATCAGCTGCTGCTGCGGAGacaacatcttcttcttcttcctccttttctGCAAGATCGTTTAATAAATCTCCTATGCATAGCAGTGGCCCTCCTACTCCTTTCATCTCTCCGATTcaacgctctctctctctctctctggattccttttctttccttttctttttcatcccCTGAGTTTTTCAGTTTCATACATTTTACCTCAGAAGAATCACGCCGTTTCAACTTTATCCACAGACTTTACTTATTTCGAAAAACCGGGTAATATGTGAGCCGGGTAATTGAAGCGGGTGGACCGGTTATCACTTAAACCACGGAGACGAGTGCAGCACATAATTGATACTGCACAGAAAGAAGCAGGGCCCTCTAAACCTATTTTCTCACAGATTCATCATCTTCTGGAACGGTGAAAATCTTATCAGGTAGTTTTGgaatcattattaatttttatgggtatccattaatttttaacaaatttattttcttctcttttatgtCTTTATTGGAATTTGATAGCTTGTAGGGTTTATCACATCACCCCCAtgatttcttcattttaatcaaatcaattttctcAACAGAGAGAAGAACAATGGCAGCAGGGCAAGAGAATGTTAAGCACCTTGAGGAGTGCTCGGTTGCCAAGTTAGTTTCATCTTCATTTTTACTTTCGATTTGTAAATGTTTCTTTTATCGttgatttgatgaaattgaagacttGAAAAGATTTTGACTTTCTGGGCTGATCGCTTTGGTTTCAGTTAGTTGAAAGTTTCCCTTAAGTTAGTGAGTTATACTCTCATGTGACTGCTGCTAGTTAGAGGAGTTTGCGAATATGCATTTCCTTTTGATTTAGGCACAGTTTGATCTTTATTAGAAGGGAGAAAACTGAAGATTGGACATTTGTTTGTCACACTGCTATCCTAGCCATATCTAGTATTGTACTCATGAACAGATTTGTGTCTGGTTTCTGATTTGGTCTTGGTCTTTGACTTCGATTGAGAACACCAAGTTTTATGTCTTAGTTTCATTCTAGAAGGCCATGTCCCTCAAACAACACTtacacatgaaaaatatttatgcaaATAATATGTGCGCGtaaattttcttctccttctttattcatttaccTGTTGTTCCGAACAAAACTATGATGATAACTACTGAATGATCTATATCTGCAGCGCACTAGGTACATGGGTTTTCTCAGTTGCAGGAGCTTTGCTTGCGATTCCAGTTGGGATAAAACGAAAATCATTTGGACCCCTTGTGTTCTTTGGTACAACAGGTACAATGCTTGATATTATAATGGGGATTACTCAATGTGAAAGAGAACACGCAGAACGCCAGGCAAAGCTACTAGAAGCCCAGAATTCTGCTGGGGATGCATCATTTACAGTAACAGGATCTGAGTCTTGATCTCGAGCTCACACAGTCGTGTACCTCATGGTTCAACTTGCTTGCCATCAGAACCTAATGCTCACACAGATGGTGGATTGGCTTCTCCTTTTTGTTACTTTGTGGTGATTCTGTATTCTGCTTCTTACAGTCctgtttttcactttaaaatagTTGATAAGGATGTAACTTCATATTTTGATCAGCCAAGAAgacttcattttttataaaaagaaggttTTTCAAGAAGCCTTTTCATTGCTCTAAAAAGAATTCATTGGTTTGTTTGTTTACGAGAATGGTTTGTGAAGTTGAAACCTTTCGAAGTCATTTGAGCACATCTGACTCATTGTTGTCAAAGTCACAAGTTGATTggtaaaatcaatgattttatgagttaatatgtatttaatatgcaaaatcaaactaaaaactcGAAAATCAGTAAAATCGAACTTGTTTTgtgcaaaatcaataaaatcggTAAACTAGGTCTGATTTTACGAGTTTTACTAAATTTGTAATATGAACCAAGTCAGGTCCGAATTTGGTCTTAAAATGTCTAATGACTAGTTTTGCGAGAACGGGTATATCTCTCAAACCATATATCGAATTGAGTTGAAATTTCACAGGGAAATACtaaacacatgaaaatatattgtggtaaatcTTCAGGTTAAATGAAGTTCAGGAACATGTTATTTCATATGGTCAAAGTTACTagacaaatcttgtcaaatcttTCAAACTAGACCTTCGTGTATTGTTTGGGACATATATGAAGCTACATGTGAAATTTTATTGCGATTCAAGTTAGGCTGAAAACTAAACATCTCAAACTTTCCAACTATGTATGGTAGAC is part of the Populus trichocarpa isolate Nisqually-1 chromosome 2, P.trichocarpa_v4.1, whole genome shotgun sequence genome and encodes:
- the LOC7463172 gene encoding uncharacterized protein LOC7463172, translating into MAAGQENVKHLEECSVANALGTWVFSVAGALLAIPVGIKRKSFGPLVFFGTTGTMLDIIMGITQCEREHAERQAKLLEAQNSAGDASFTVTGSES
- the LOC7463171 gene encoding uncharacterized protein LOC7463171, which gives rise to MKGVGGPLLCIGDLLNDLAEKEEEEEDVVSAAAADRWSPPSSVSDSKNNSLQSLDLTKLFQEEYDRLNQALDGTDHSWTALTLKLCTSLETANKLVQSTNSNVGLLSEKVEGLEKIVRRGDSAVAAARAIHVSLNQKGGPFNGSQNV